CCACCAAGCCACTGCCAGGTTCACTACACCAGCAACTAGAGTTCCCACCAGCTGTTTggaaattacaaacaaaatcaaattagtaatgacaatttttttataaaataaggacTTAGATTAGGAGATTTGAAGCTGCAAAATACCTGAGCGGTGTACATGCACCGTGGAGGAATTTTCATGTAGTGGCCAAGTTTGAGATCTGACAAGAAAGAGAGAGCATGGACGGTGCTGATTCTCCCGTAAATCTTGAAGAGCAAGTTTGCAATTGGTTGTCCAGGAAGGACATACCCAATCATGAACTGTGCTATAATGTCATATCCAGGTTGCTGCAAGgtgaccacaaaaaaaaaaaaaagtgttaaaatgTTAAACCTCTATTGCTTCCCACTCTGCATCAAAATAATAGTGGAGATGGTACCTGGTTGGTAGTTGCTTGAATGACACCAATAGGAAGGGTTACAATAAAAGCCAAACCAAAAGCAAAGAGCATACCCCACCATGGCAGTTGCACATCCGTTTTCCACACAAAAGCCATTAGCAAGGATAGCGCCATGCTCCCAAACAATATACTGAGGAACCACCATTCTGGTACTTGCTTATAAGCTTTCATCAGTCTACCATGGATATCCAATTTTGCGTTACTCATTGCTGATCTACTCTGTCTCCAAATGTCTCTGTGGgaaaagaaaactatttcagtGTCAACCGAAAAAGATCCCATTTTACTAGACCAATTAATTTATAGGAAACTCTATACTATTTGACTGATTTAACTTGATGCACTTCATGTCTGCAAATGATTTCATGCAAGCATATAACAgataaatttatgttaaaaactTTGATAGTAACCTTACCTTCCATTAAAGAGTGCTACATGAGTGAGGGTTGCCGTAAATCTTGCAAAACCTGATCCAATAGATAATGCAAACAGAGGGCTAAGGTATAACTTGCTGTACTTGTTGTATGCATCAACATTAAGGACATACTCAGGGGTTAAGATCTTGGTGGTGTCATATTTATGTCCACTGGCCGTGAACAACTGGTTAGAAAATATAGGAAACTTGTGTGCATCAAAAGTGTTGAACTTCCAGTAACAGAGAGGTAGAATGATGTAGATGAATATGATAAATCCAATTCCCACATTAACAATGGAAGACCATGGTGAAACAAGGGGACTGCCATGATAAGCTGAAATCCCTGCCCAATCAAGTGTGAAGGCACCAATCCCAAGTCCGTGATAACCTGAGCCAATTTGCTGTGCAGTGATGCTATGTGGCCATGCCCAACATATCCATGAGAAGAATGTTAAGACCATGAAGAGATAGCCAGGGAGTGCATAATACAAGAAGCTTGCACCCATGGCAATGAGGAAAAACTGCATCCTCGTTAAACCTTTTGATTTCGGCTCCTTTTCATGGAGTGCCCTGTAGCATAGGGTTAATGATGTAATCAAAATAACATTAGGGGATATAATAGAAGAaccttcaattaattaattggttACTGCTGTTGCGTAAGCTCTTTTGGAGAAGATACTGATTATTTGCCTATATGTCAATTCTACAGTAGACAATGAATATTGACACCATATATTAATATACTATCTTCCACTTGACCTTTTCACTTTCAAGTTATGCTCTCTTGCAAAGAGAATATTACAACGCTCAAGATGCGCTTAGGTCGTGGCATGGCTGCACCATATTTACATTTGTCAATTGGCATATGATGTTAAAATAAATGTCTTCTTGTTACAATTACAAGCTAGGAATTACTAGTCATTTAGTCAACGACAGACTTATTCGCTTTTATCTTTGTTGATTTAACTCCGCATAAATTCTTTTGCAGTAAGTGTAACAACCACCCTTATTAATGCAAGTAAAATTCCGCATCTTTTATGCCTTCATTTGGGTGAAGTGAACTTTTTAGTCAGACAAGATATATGTATATGCACAAATATAGTTCATTGGAAAGTTCCAATTGTTTAATTACCACCAGGTCTAACCAGGCACAAAGAAATATCACCACATAATTATGCAGAGatactaaatttaaatataagaataaaatatttttatactgacGTCTACTTATAAATGTCAACgaagataataatatataaaaattaaactctattaCAATATTACCGAAGACAatgtaaaatagtaaaatagttttatacagtaacaaataactatttatttatataactttgtaaaactattttatgtttgtttgtgaGTGCAGTACAGTTCTTCTCTATGCATAATTCAGTTTGAATTTAATAAAGCGTAATATTGAAGCAAAAGAGCGAGAATGAACCTAAAGAGCGACACTTGAGCAAGGTTTGCTGGCCACCACATTTCAACGGGATCAACCAGATACCTCCTCAGAATCCCAGCCCATCCATACCCCATCATCTGCAACtcaataattttgaatgatAAGTTCTAGTAAACAGATTGTTCATCAGAATATATGCtccgaagaaaaaaaatattatattgcaAATTCAACTAATCTTCCAGCTTTTTTGTCTTtcagaataaataaattaaatatatgtaagGATAACAAACAATAAAACATAATCCAGACGAAACgggttttattttaatattaaaaaaagaaagcataGCATGAGAGAACCTTCAATCTTCGCAAATCTCAAAGCTAggcttcattttgatttttatatatacatgcagaattatttatttcctaGCAACCCCATCTCCCAAAAATCTTTGTCCAAGCACAAATTAACTGTTTGGCAAGCGCTTTTcctcaagaaaaaataatcatcttttaaaaagttccgttaagaaataaataataaatataaacaaacaaacacttTCTAAAAGCCTCACCtcgtatatttttttagtcataaataccaaaaaaaaagttaaaaaaatattgcaagGCCAAAAAGACAAGAAAGATGTAAAATTTGAAGCAGAGTAACCGAAACCTGAGTAGTTAAGACGATGAAGAGGGCACAGAGAAAGCTCAAACTCTGTTTATAGTAAGCCTTCATGACAGTAATGGCACCAATGGAGTAAGCATCGCCTCCTCCAAAGGAAACACCACAGTTAGCGAAGATGGTGATGATGACATGCTCCTTCATGTTGAAGGGTCCAGGGTTGAAGGTGAAGCGCGACCCGAGAAAGCCGTACTCTTTGGTGGGAAGAGTCGCGGCCATGAACCTTCCTATGGGAAGAACCGCGATTTGCATGAGAATGGCAGAGATGGTGAGTGGCTGAGTCCTGAAGGTGAAGAAAGTGTTGAGGAAGATCAGGAGCACACATGAGGCTATTCCCAGAAACCATGCTCGGAAAGTCATCACCGGAAGTGATGGGTCGTCGGTCTCCGGCACCACCAGAGCCACCTCCTCCACCGGACACCGCTCCGGTGGAGATTCCCCGTTCGCCGCCTTCTCGGCGTCCATGCTGCTGCTCTTCACAGCCGCCATTGAGGAATCTCTGTTGGGTGTGGAAAAGGATGGATAAGCTCGGAGAAAAAACAGAGTGCTCTGTTTCTGAGAGTGAGAGTTActctgtttttgtttgtctctcctGCTTCGTCGCTAACACATGGACAAAATGTCCCTCCGCGGTGCTTATAAAGGAATGAGGGATTTTCTGTGAAATCCCCAAAGTGTCCCTCATAAGGGAGAAGctatttatgtaaattttaattcaaaaaatggAATAAcctatatttttagtctttagaAATGTATAATGTTCTTGCATTggtctctaaaaaattaaataagtctTTAAATAAAGCAtaccttttttttcattccaaatattactaaatttattatacataataatttacaattaaatgataatataaaactatcgatatgtaatttttttctctcatatttTTAGGACAAAATAGTAGTTTGCTCCTAAAAATATGAAGTTAATAAAATGGTAACACTGTTTATACTGTTGAGTATTTTACGAATTGAGATTCTCGAATTGAACTTTCAGCAGAATTCCTTAAATGCAGTTTCTATATATATGCATGCGTTTCCCAACTATGCTTGACCGCTGCTGCTGTGTGCAGTCTGCAGACTTCCTTGGCAGACATTACGATAAACTATTTTATCCTCCTATTTTAGAAATACAGATTAAAACTAGCTCAAGAGACtaggaatttttatttatttattttagttaaatgtaaaaaaatcataaattaaatactTGTGAGTTTAATTGTCATACcgcataaaaaaattacattattaattaatacgaaattaatttttagataattttttacataCTATAAATGTTAATAAACTTACAATAAAAGTATGGATTTTTATAGACAATAATCGTGAATAACGTACGaattttgtcaataaaaaattagatttatttaagcattataaaaaaaattcaaaagtaaaaagtgcttcaaaataagaaattgtTGCAATTAAATTTCTAATATTTCTCACACTGGATTAATTGCAGAAATAGTGCATATTAAATTTAATGCATTCATtaattgcagtaaaaaaaaatacatttaatatttttctagttAACTACAGGGGAGCAATGAATGCATTAATGTAGTGAAGATTTGATGCAGCGTGTGAATGACAGGTGCAGAGAAGAGTGTCACATGCTTACCTTCTAATCTCCGTCCTAAAGGAAGCTACCACGTTAGCTGAGTAGGGCCCACATGCCAACGTTGGCGCCAAATCAGACAACACTTCGAACTCCACGTTGGCACAATGCACCAAAGCTCGTGCTGGCCTCACGTTAAACGTTAGTGTTAGTGGGTTAAGTCCATGCTATTgtccatttatttattaagaatgTTAAAGAACCCCCTAAGTCAAAACAATGGATATGATTTTGGTTTGGGACTTGAAATATATTATGATCAGCACCTACGTTTTACAGTTACAAATGTTTCAAAGATTTATTCCATTTATATACCgcgtcttttatttttttgggctaTTTTAGCTACTAAGGCATGTTTTAATAGTCTAAGGATAAGGATTTTGGAACTAAGTGAAGACTTTTGCCTATTTCCTCatttctattaattaaaaaaattcacggAGGAAAGTTTTCAAATCGttaattgtttctttttgctTGAATTTGCTCGTAACAATTACAAGTGTATGGCGATGAAACATAAAGTTTATCATGTTCCAATCATTTGCGATATATGTGCCGTGCTCTCAAAACTCTTGATTTAGTCAAAAAGGTTACACTCCtaactattataataaaataaattttatcttgtGTTATGTAATTTCACGAGACATGTCTCTCTAAAaacaattaagttttttttagtatgaTTATTAGAAGTGTTTGTTATTTATTCAAACTCGATGAATTTAATAAACCAATCCCTTACTATTTTACTTAGTTTTTtcgtaaaaaaatatctttattaattCATATGGCTaggtttaaaattaaattgctaAAATAATGATTCTCTCGCACTTATTAGcgtggataaaaaataattaaaaaataaaaagatataatatttggtgtcaacaaaaaatatataaaaaaaaattatgtatgataaatataaaagaagaggttgtgaaaaaattaaatttatttaaaatcatgtgtttttagtgtatatttttttcttacacttttaatcaataaaaaattatcttttgtacaacttttaaaatactctttctattttaaaatacgtAACGACAACATATTGaattaagaaaacaataaaccaattaatgaatgaaacaattttaaaagataaaatcaataaaGCGTAATTTGATATGTCTCCTCGATGATAACTTgcataaaattattaacttcatATTATTAAAACTTGAAGTTAGaaactttatatttataaatataaaaggcaAGTTAATATTGAGTAAATTTAATGAGTGGTActtgaaaaataagagaaaaaaagacaaaaaaaattatttggggGACGAGAAATCATGTAgcgtattaaaataaaataaatataattttgatttgcaattaaaattaatccagCATCCATTCTAATGCAGGTCTTTATGCTTTGCCAAAATTACTTTTAccttaaagataattttttaccaatttccaaatatatactaaattaattaagagaAGTCATTATCATTCATCTCTTTATCGTCAATCACACAACTCGACTAGTTTGAAGTGTAACTATAAAAATGCACAAGCTCTAAATTTTAATCACGGCATTCGAGATTCAATGCAACTCAATCTAAACATATGAAATTAATATTCgatattcttaatttatttaaaattttaaaaagtaactttaaaataaccgtttttgatataaatatttattttttaaaaaataaacataaatttactttttctttaaactgaaataatttaaacaaacacactaaagaataaaaaaaaattatttttattaaaaaaatatttcttttaataaataaatttaaatgaactCAATATGTTCCAATTAAAAGAAAACTGGCTTATATGTGTTTCTCTCCGTgtaaatatgatttaatttaattttattctttcaattttttctttgttgtccGTTTTAGTCCTTGGTTTACTTTAAAATGTTTGAGAACTGCAAACTCAATCGTGACTTAGTGATGACATAATGGGGTGaggttgtttaaattttttaaaaataaatttaaaataaatatatttttctgtaagtattttttttaagaagtaaatgaaatttatttcttaaaataaatagaaaactgttttttttataggataAGCAGTCAAATAAACatactaaaaaaacataaaattattatttttttaaataaatatttatttcaacaaataagtttaaacaaactgatTTAATAgattgtattattattaataattataagatatataaatacatattagctaattatcaatataaaattatttaaatttctattaatatccataatatatttatacataTTGATATACAAAGCTACAACGATTATATTTGATAATGTATTTTaactgatttttaattatttttattaactataCTTATTTGGTTGTTGgataaataatcttttttaatattttacgggtaatttttaacattttttgaagCAGAACTTAAaagttaactaatattttttaaaagttggcTTCTAgcgtataaatttttatatttttttcttttatctttaatatatttatcaaatttaatttcatactTAACCTTTTCatgtgtttattatttttaatcatttttatactttttaattattttaatatttaattttatcaaacatttataatttaataaattaatttttttaactgattTTATTGAACAtaacctaataattttttttgttgaactaaaaactattttttaataaaaataaaaattaattaagaaatacattataataatataaaattttaatttaatacttaTGCAAGATACGAATTATTACACTAGTTTATCTTAAAGGTTAAAAACACACTAATTATTAAGAGCATCTCCAGTACAAATGCTTAAATGAGttgcttaaaattaaacaatgtaacttaataaaattttctattagAACTAGTGACTTGCCAATGCGTTATTTAAGTGATTAttaaaaagagaatttttttttaatttaaaatttaatatggtTCAAGTTAAATATTTGGTCAAACAAATTTcattgaagtaattttttatattaaattcttaaatctATCTGTCACactcacaaatttaaaataaataacttaagtAAATAATCATGCATTTTTATATGCTCTAATatggaatttaaaaatatttaattattcatcAGTATTATAAAatgatcattaaaaaaattgttaagaaaataaagaagtcTCTTTTAGTCGGAGTTGTTAAAAAACAATATGTATACTCGGCTTAATGATTTTTACAAGAAATTATTGCTAAACTTCCAGCCActtacaagaaaaaataataaataaatgctaAATGTAAAAACTGGATATCAGTCGAACGTCATCAAAGAATCACCGATCCTGTTTCCAACGAAGGATAAGAAATGGTGTGTGCATTATATTATGCATGATATTAAAAAGGtatatacaaatttattttcttgcttttaattaaagaaataaaaaaattaatagaacattatttttaaataattaaaaattttaacacGTTCTCTCAGTAACTTTCAAAGACTGATCTAGTGTTTTGCAGCAGAAGAAATCGATGGTGTAATTAAGAAATAGATACAACGAGCTTTTTTTGCTGAATGAGATAGAACGAGTTGATCACGAATCATGGTTTCTGAGAGATTTTTTAtgtcaatgtaatttttttttaaaaaaaatccaacggCAGCAACAATGATTTCCAATGGCATCAATGGTGGAGATTTATTTGTaaggattagaaaaaa
This region of Glycine soja cultivar W05 chromosome 17, ASM419377v2, whole genome shotgun sequence genomic DNA includes:
- the LOC114393390 gene encoding oligopeptide transporter 3-like; translated protein: MAAVKSSSMDAEKAANGESPPERCPVEEVALVVPETDDPSLPVMTFRAWFLGIASCVLLIFLNTFFTFRTQPLTISAILMQIAVLPIGRFMAATLPTKEYGFLGSRFTFNPGPFNMKEHVIITIFANCGVSFGGGDAYSIGAITVMKAYYKQSLSFLCALFIVLTTQMMGYGWAGILRRYLVDPVEMWWPANLAQVSLFRALHEKEPKSKGLTRMQFFLIAMGASFLYYALPGYLFMVLTFFSWICWAWPHSITAQQIGSGYHGLGIGAFTLDWAGISAYHGSPLVSPWSSIVNVGIGFIIFIYIILPLCYWKFNTFDAHKFPIFSNQLFTASGHKYDTTKILTPEYVLNVDAYNKYSKLYLSPLFALSIGSGFARFTATLTHVALFNGRDIWRQSRSAMSNAKLDIHGRLMKAYKQVPEWWFLSILFGSMALSLLMAFVWKTDVQLPWWGMLFAFGLAFIVTLPIGVIQATTNQQPGYDIIAQFMIGYVLPGQPIANLLFKIYGRISTVHALSFLSDLKLGHYMKIPPRCMYTAQLVGTLVAGVVNLAVAWWMLDSIKDICMDDKVHHDSPWTCPKYRVTFDASVIWGLIGPKRLFGPGGLYRNLVWLFLIGAVLPVPIWVLSKIFPEKKWIPLINIPVITYGFAGMPPATPANIASWLVTGMIFNYFVFRYNKRWWQKYNYVLSAALDAGTAFMGVLIFFALQNAGHNLKWWGSELDHCPLATCPTAPGIEVDGCPVFK